From a region of the Zingiber officinale cultivar Zhangliang chromosome 10B, Zo_v1.1, whole genome shotgun sequence genome:
- the LOC122029853 gene encoding pentatricopeptide repeat-containing protein At5g16640, mitochondrial-like isoform X2, whose amino-acid sequence MSQFRFLTSRRRLSALTSLFSQSPEPSSVSKHVACAVSNPEGKQPPPLSPKATAPNLYALVDLIDSFLQAKNLKSAFSAVCFLFKSGHATGAFILNLLMKGLCQGRSVSKAVQLFREVERKKWIFPDVVTYTILINGLCKDKRMEEAMELWREMVSGTGPGCSPNTVTYSTLMNGLSKAGRVEEAMSLLDNMKRSGLEANAYVYGTLVSGLCNAGSVDRALELFHDMSQKEIHPDLVLYNSLIHGLSKLGRWKEAKDMLHNMASQGIRPDVITYTSLIDGLCKDGKSSEALELFHEMSQKEIHPNLVLYNSLIHDLSKLGRWKEAKDMLHNMASQGIHPDVITFTSLIDGLCKDGKSSEALKLLGLMVEKGEEPSNVTYNVLINHLCKESLIDDAFEFLEKITREGKSPDVFTYNTLIQGLCNVGKTGEAMKVLGKMLDSRFGVEPNSWTFNMLIHGLCKRHYAKLALKVQKLMVRRGYTCDLVTFNTLLDGLLKTKDIQGAIYLKREMDCLGLEPDSFTYSILINGLCKMGHVEDAENLLREMKEKGMCPCSHDYNSIMTILAKTGRMERALSLFDEMQDNHKPDVVTFNILIDAACKTRDMDLVKDLFVDMHQSGITPDSVIYSTLINGFAESGKTDEAIQMLEHMNGSGFVPNVRIYDSLIRCLIKKGDNKNIVSLLHQMAAKDVAPDTRLMSTLLDTLSFDGEDKTLLKSLPNFSNALAGRTKFSCHELMEKLQRSCLEIRLPASEAS is encoded by the exons ATGTCCCAGTTCAGATTTCTCACGAGCCGCCGCCGCCTGAGCGCCTTAACCTCCCTGTTTTCCCAATCCCCCGAACCAAGCTCGGTCTCCAAGCACGTCGCTTGTGCTGTCTCCAATCCAGAAGGGAAGCAACCGCCGCCTCTCTCACCCAAGGCAACTGCCCCCAATCTTTATGCTCTCGTTGATCTGATCGACTCCTTCCTGCAGGCTAAAAACCTCAAATCCGCTTTTTCGGCTGTGTGTTTTCTGTTCAAGAGCGGCCATGCGACGGGCGCTTTCATTTTGAACCTGTTGATGAAGGGTCTCTGCCAAGGCCGCTCCGTTTCCAAAGCCGTGCAGCTGTTCCGAGAGGTCGAGCGCAAAAAGTGGATTTTTCCCGACGTCGTCACTTATACCATTCTCATCAATGGCCTGTGCAAGGATAAAAGGATGGAAGAAGCCATGGAGCTGTGGAGAGAGATGGTGTCGGGAACTGGTCCTGGTTGCTCCCCGAACACTGTCACCTACTCGACGCTTATGAATGGTCTCTCCAAGGCCGGAAGGGTGGAGGAAGCCATGTCCTTGCTGGATAACATGAAAAGGAGCGGGCTTGAAGCCAATGCGTATGTCTACGGTACTCTTGTAAGTGGTTTGTGTAACGCTGGCTCCGTGGACAGGGCCCTGGAGCTCTTTCACGACATGTCCCAGAAGGAGATTCACCCAGATTTGGTCCTTTACAACAGTTTGATCCACGGTCTATCCAAGCTTGGGCGTTGGAAGGAGGCTAAAGATATGTTGCATAACATGGCGAGTCAGGGAATCCGTCCCGATGTGATAACGTATACTAGCTTGATCGACGGCCTCTGCAAAGATGGAAAGAGCTCCGAGGCCCTGGAGCTCTTTCACGAAATGTCCCAGAAGGAGATTCACCCAAATTTGGTGCTTTACAACAGTTTGATCCACGATCTATCCAAGCTTGGGCGTTGGAAGGAGGCTAAAGATATGTTGCATAACATGGCGAGTCAGGGAATCCATCCTGATGTGATAACGTTTACTAGCTTGATCGATGGCCTCTGCAAAGATGGAAAGAGCTCTGAGGCCCTGAAGCTGCTAG GTCTGATGGTGGAGAAAGGTGAAGAACCAAGCAATGTCACGTATAACGTCCTAATTAATCATCTGTGTAAGGAAAGCCTGATTGATGATGCTTTTGAGTTCCTTGAGAAGATTACCAGGGAAGGAAAATCACCGGATGTTTTTACTTACAATACACTAATCCAGGGTCTTTGCAATGTAGGCAAAACTGGTGAAGCAATGAAAGTGCTTGGTAAAATGCTTGATAGTAGGTTTGGAGTTGAACCCAATTCGTGGACCTTTAACATGCTTATACATGGACTTTGCAAGAGGCATTATGCTAAACTAGCCTTGAAGGTACAAAAGCTGATGGTACGTAGAGGGTACACCTGCGATCTGGTTACTTTCAATACGCTACTCGATGGACTCCTCAAGACGAAGGACATTCAAGGGGCTATCTACCTGAAAAGAGAGATGGACTGCCTAGGACTGGAGCCTGACTCTTTCACTTACAGCATCCTTATAAATGGGCTATGCAAAATGGGGCATGTTGAGGATGCAGAAAATCTCCTTCGTGAAATGAAGGAAAAAGGAATGTGTCCTTGCTCACATGATTATAATTCTATAATGACAATACTGGCTAAGACAGGTAGAATGGAGCGAGCACTGAGTTTATTTGATGAGATGCAGGATAACCATAAGCCTGATGTGGTTACCTTCAACATTTTAATTGATGCTGCATGCAAAACAAGAGATATGGATTTGGTAAAGGACTTGTTTGTGGATATGCATCAAAGTGGTATAACTCCTGATTCAGTTATATATTCTACATTAATAAATGGATTTGCTGAATCTGGAAAAACAGATGAAGCTATCCAAATGTTGGAGCACATGAATGGTAGTGGATTTGTTCCAAATGTTAGAATATACGATTCACTTATACGTTGCCTTATAAAAAAAGGTGATAATAAAAATATTGTTAGCTTGCTTCATCAAATGGCAGCAAAAGATGTGGCTCCTGATACAAGGCTCATGTCTACCCTTTTGGATACTCTGTCATTTGATGGAGAAGATAAGACCCTATTGAAATCTTTGCCGAATTTCTCAAATGCATTGGCCGGAAGAACAAAATTCTCATGTCATGAATTGATGGAAAAGCTCCAAAGATCTTGCCTTGAGATCCGATTACCTGCTAGTGAGGCATCTTGA
- the LOC122029853 gene encoding pentatricopeptide repeat-containing protein At1g62720-like isoform X1, with amino-acid sequence MSQFRFLTSRRRLSALTSLFSQSPEPSSVSKHVACAVSNPEGKQPPPLSPKATAPNLYALVDLIDSFLQAKNLKSAFSAVCFLFKSGHATGAFILNLLMKGLCQGRSVSKAVQLFREVERKKWIFPDVVTYTILINGLCKDKRMEEAMELWREMVSGTGPGCSPNTVTYSTLMNGLSKAGRVEEAMSLLDNMKRSGLEANAYVYGTLVSGLCNAGSVDRALELFHDMSQKEIHPDLVLYNSLIHGLSKLGRWKEAKDMLHNMASQGIRPDVITYTSLIDGLCKDGKSSEALELFHEMSQKEIHPNLVLYNSLIHDLSKLGRWKEAKDMLHNMASQGIHPDVITFTSLIDGLCKDGKSSEALKLLGLMVEKGVKPCYITYTSLIDGLCKDGKSSEALKLLGLMVEKGEEPSNVTYNVLINHLCKESLIDDAFEFLEKITREGKSPDVFTYNTLIQGLCNVGKTGEAMKVLGKMLDSRFGVEPNSWTFNMLIHGLCKRHYAKLALKVQKLMVRRGYTCDLVTFNTLLDGLLKTKDIQGAIYLKREMDCLGLEPDSFTYSILINGLCKMGHVEDAENLLREMKEKGMCPCSHDYNSIMTILAKTGRMERALSLFDEMQDNHKPDVVTFNILIDAACKTRDMDLVKDLFVDMHQSGITPDSVIYSTLINGFAESGKTDEAIQMLEHMNGSGFVPNVRIYDSLIRCLIKKGDNKNIVSLLHQMAAKDVAPDTRLMSTLLDTLSFDGEDKTLLKSLPNFSNALAGRTKFSCHELMEKLQRSCLEIRLPASEAS; translated from the coding sequence ATGTCCCAGTTCAGATTTCTCACGAGCCGCCGCCGCCTGAGCGCCTTAACCTCCCTGTTTTCCCAATCCCCCGAACCAAGCTCGGTCTCCAAGCACGTCGCTTGTGCTGTCTCCAATCCAGAAGGGAAGCAACCGCCGCCTCTCTCACCCAAGGCAACTGCCCCCAATCTTTATGCTCTCGTTGATCTGATCGACTCCTTCCTGCAGGCTAAAAACCTCAAATCCGCTTTTTCGGCTGTGTGTTTTCTGTTCAAGAGCGGCCATGCGACGGGCGCTTTCATTTTGAACCTGTTGATGAAGGGTCTCTGCCAAGGCCGCTCCGTTTCCAAAGCCGTGCAGCTGTTCCGAGAGGTCGAGCGCAAAAAGTGGATTTTTCCCGACGTCGTCACTTATACCATTCTCATCAATGGCCTGTGCAAGGATAAAAGGATGGAAGAAGCCATGGAGCTGTGGAGAGAGATGGTGTCGGGAACTGGTCCTGGTTGCTCCCCGAACACTGTCACCTACTCGACGCTTATGAATGGTCTCTCCAAGGCCGGAAGGGTGGAGGAAGCCATGTCCTTGCTGGATAACATGAAAAGGAGCGGGCTTGAAGCCAATGCGTATGTCTACGGTACTCTTGTAAGTGGTTTGTGTAACGCTGGCTCCGTGGACAGGGCCCTGGAGCTCTTTCACGACATGTCCCAGAAGGAGATTCACCCAGATTTGGTCCTTTACAACAGTTTGATCCACGGTCTATCCAAGCTTGGGCGTTGGAAGGAGGCTAAAGATATGTTGCATAACATGGCGAGTCAGGGAATCCGTCCCGATGTGATAACGTATACTAGCTTGATCGACGGCCTCTGCAAAGATGGAAAGAGCTCCGAGGCCCTGGAGCTCTTTCACGAAATGTCCCAGAAGGAGATTCACCCAAATTTGGTGCTTTACAACAGTTTGATCCACGATCTATCCAAGCTTGGGCGTTGGAAGGAGGCTAAAGATATGTTGCATAACATGGCGAGTCAGGGAATCCATCCTGATGTGATAACGTTTACTAGCTTGATCGATGGCCTCTGCAAAGATGGAAAGAGCTCTGAGGCCCTGAAGCTGCTAGGTCTAATGGTGGAGAAAGGTGTAAAGCCATGCTATATCACGTATACTAGCTTGATCGATGGCCTCTGCAAAGATGGAAAGAGCTCCGAGGCCCTGAAGCTGCTAGGTCTGATGGTGGAGAAAGGTGAAGAACCAAGCAATGTCACGTATAACGTCCTAATTAATCATCTGTGTAAGGAAAGCCTGATTGATGATGCTTTTGAGTTCCTTGAGAAGATTACCAGGGAAGGAAAATCACCGGATGTTTTTACTTACAATACACTAATCCAGGGTCTTTGCAATGTAGGCAAAACTGGTGAAGCAATGAAAGTGCTTGGTAAAATGCTTGATAGTAGGTTTGGAGTTGAACCCAATTCGTGGACCTTTAACATGCTTATACATGGACTTTGCAAGAGGCATTATGCTAAACTAGCCTTGAAGGTACAAAAGCTGATGGTACGTAGAGGGTACACCTGCGATCTGGTTACTTTCAATACGCTACTCGATGGACTCCTCAAGACGAAGGACATTCAAGGGGCTATCTACCTGAAAAGAGAGATGGACTGCCTAGGACTGGAGCCTGACTCTTTCACTTACAGCATCCTTATAAATGGGCTATGCAAAATGGGGCATGTTGAGGATGCAGAAAATCTCCTTCGTGAAATGAAGGAAAAAGGAATGTGTCCTTGCTCACATGATTATAATTCTATAATGACAATACTGGCTAAGACAGGTAGAATGGAGCGAGCACTGAGTTTATTTGATGAGATGCAGGATAACCATAAGCCTGATGTGGTTACCTTCAACATTTTAATTGATGCTGCATGCAAAACAAGAGATATGGATTTGGTAAAGGACTTGTTTGTGGATATGCATCAAAGTGGTATAACTCCTGATTCAGTTATATATTCTACATTAATAAATGGATTTGCTGAATCTGGAAAAACAGATGAAGCTATCCAAATGTTGGAGCACATGAATGGTAGTGGATTTGTTCCAAATGTTAGAATATACGATTCACTTATACGTTGCCTTATAAAAAAAGGTGATAATAAAAATATTGTTAGCTTGCTTCATCAAATGGCAGCAAAAGATGTGGCTCCTGATACAAGGCTCATGTCTACCCTTTTGGATACTCTGTCATTTGATGGAGAAGATAAGACCCTATTGAAATCTTTGCCGAATTTCTCAAATGCATTGGCCGGAAGAACAAAATTCTCATGTCATGAATTGATGGAAAAGCTCCAAAGATCTTGCCTTGAGATCCGATTACCTGCTAGTGAGGCATCTTGA